Within Streptomyces roseirectus, the genomic segment ACGAAGGCGCCCCACTCCGCGGGGGTGAAGACGATGGACGGACTCTCGGGGCGGCCGCTGTTGCGCAGGGCGATGAAACCCTCGACGAAGGCTATCTGGACATCACCGTGCCCCCGGCTGCCCGGCTGCCACTGCGCCCCGCTGAGATCGAGGTCCGGCTTCTCCCAACCCGCCAACGGCTGCTGCTGGATGGTGCTTTCGGCCACGTCCGTGCTCCTCCCGGTTCCGTCGTCCGCGGGCCAGCCTAGCGATCGGCCGGGGGCGCCGACAGGGCACCTGAGGCGTACCTTTCGTGAAGCCGCGGCACAGGGCTGCGGGGGCCGGGTCAGGAGTCGGGGGCGTCGGCGCCCACGAGCCACATCGAGAAGAACTGGGAGCCGCCGCCGTACGCGTGCCCCAGCACCTTGCGGGCGCCGTCCACCTGGTGTTCCCCGGCCTGGCCGCGGACCTGGAGGGCGGCCTCCGCGAAGCGGATCATGCCGGAGGCGCCGATGGGGTTGGTGGACAGGACGCCGCCGGACATGTCGACGGGCAGGTCGCCGTCGAGTTCGGTCACCCCGGCCTCGGTGAGCTTCCAGCCCTCGCCCTCCTCGGCGAAGCCCAGGTTCTCCAGCCACATCGGCTCGTACCAGGAGAACGGCACGTACATCTCGACGGCGTCGATCTCGCGGCGCGGGTCGGTGATCCCGGCCTGCCGGTACACGTCGGCGGCGCAGTCCCGGCCCGCGCGCGGCGACACCGCGTCCTTGCCGGCGAACAGCGTCGGCTCGCTGCGCA encodes:
- a CDS encoding DUF397 domain-containing protein, with the translated sequence MAESTIQQQPLAGWEKPDLDLSGAQWQPGSRGHGDVQIAFVEGFIALRNSGRPESPSIVFTPAEWGAFVSGAREGEFDLT